GGTATCTTGTGGGCTAATCCAACTACCGCCATAGCCCACTGGCTCGCCTTTTTTATGGCTACGCACTGCAATCAATGATGAAGTTAAGGTCATCACTGGCTTTAAATCATATTGTTGTCCCACAATATCATTCGGCGAAATGCCATACATAATAATACCCGGTCTAATCCATTCTAAATGGGATTGTTGCCAAAATAAAATGCCCCCTGAGGCGGCAATGCTACGTTCTTGTTCTTTCCCTTGCGTTACCGATAAAAAACGATCAAGTTGACGTTGGGTATAATCAGATTGTAATTCATCTGCCCGGCTAAAATGGCTAATAAAACCAATTTGAGGTAGCACATTTTTGCAATTTTTTAAGCGTTGATAAAAATGCTCCACTTGTTCCAAATGCACACCCAAACGGTGCATTCCTGTATCAATTTTTAGCCAAACTTTAATGGGGTTAGGTAACGTACTTTGTTCTAAGGCTTGCATTTGCTCTTCGCAATGCACGATAGTTTGTAAATTATTGACCGCCAAAATGGCAAGATCCTTGGCGGAAAAAAAACCTTCTAACAACACAATAGGTTTAATAATACCATTGGAACGTAAGGCGAGTGCTTCTTCTAAGCGTGCCACGCCAAAACAATCAACCAAAGGGGCTAATGTTGAAGACACAAAAACCACACCATGTCCATAAGCATTGGCTTTGACCACCGCAATAATCTTGCTCTTTGGTGCTTTATGGCGGATAACTTGGATATTATGCTTTAAGGCTGACGAACTAATTTTAGCTGTTGCTGGTTTCATAAAAATCTTTAATACTCATCACTATAAGCCTCGCCAGCATAATCGGTAAATTTAGAATATTGCCCTAAGAAGGTTAAACGCACTTTACCAATAGGCCCATTCCGCTGTTTTCCGATAATAATTTCGGCGATGCCTTTGTTCTCTGAGGTTTCATTATAAACCTCATCACGATATACAAACATAATTAAATCCGCATCTTGCTCAATAGATCCTGATTCACGCAAATCAGAATTTACAGGACGTTTGTCTTGTCGATCATCTAAACGGCGGTTTAACTGTGCTAATGCCACTACAGGAATATTTAATTCTTTGGCTAAGGCTTTTAAAGAACGAGAAATCTCGGCAATTTCTAAGGTTCGGTTATTAGAAAAGCCCGGGGCTCGCATTAATTGCAAATAGTCCACCATAATTAGGCTTAAACCACCATGATCACGATACACTCGTCTTGCTCTTGAACGTAACTCTGTTGGTGTTAATCCCGGAGTATCATCAATATACATATTGGGCTTATTATTAAGCATTTCTGTGGTACTGGCTAATCTCGCCCATTCTTCATCATCAGTAATACGTCCTGTACGGATTTTAGTTTGATCCACGCGAGAAAGACTGGCGAGCATACGCATCATAATTTGTTCTGCGGGCATTTCTAAACTAAATACTAACACAGGCTTATCGCTTAACATTGCCGCATTTTCACATAAATTCATGGCAAAAGTGGTTTTTCCCATAGAAGGGCGAGCAGCAATAATAATCAAATCTGAGGGTTGTAAGCCCGCAGTTTTCCGATCCAAATCACGAAAGCCTGTACTCACACCTGTTACCCCATCATGATCTTTCATTTTACCCAGCATTTCCACCTTATTAATGGTATCTTCCAAAATGCCAAGAATATTTTGTGGTCCTTCATTCTTATTAGCTCGGCGTTCTGCAATAGCAAAAACATCACGTTCTGCTTTGTCCAAAACTTCGCGAATATCTTCGCCTTTATATTGATAACCGCTTTTAGCAATGCTATGTCCTGTGGCAATTAGCTCTCTTAACACTGCTTTTTCTCGCACAATTTCCGCATAAGCCACAATATTTGCTGCACTTGGGGTATTTTTAGATAACTCTGCTAAATAGGCAAATCCCCCCACATCTTGCAAAATACCTTGGTCTTTTAATGCTTGTTCTAAGGTAATTAAATCAACAGGTTTTTGTGCTCGCATTAAATTTTCCATTTGTTGGAAAATCGCCCGATGAGCGCTATGATAAAAATCTTCCGCCACAAGATGATCGGTAATATTATCCCATTCATTATTGGCTAATAAAATACCACCAAGCACACCTTGCTCCGCCTCCAAAGAATGGGGCGATATTGCTTCTTGTTCTATGCTATTGGTTGTTTTTTGTTGTGCCATAATAAGTATGTCTATCTGTCAAATTGAAAGGCTATATAATAGCAAATTCAAGCAAGATTGAAATGTGAAAAGTGCGGTGGATTTTGAAAAAATTTTTGCATATATAAGGGCATAATCCTATGCCCTTTATCATTATAGTCGTTCCTCTTTAAAGTAATACAGCATTGGTATGCCTTGCCTTATTTTAAATTGAAAGACGATATCTTAATTACCCCTTATGCTGGCGACGAGCAACCACAGCGTCAGACAAGGCTTTTAAGACTTGTTCAGTATCTTCCCAACCGATACAAGCATCGGTAATACTTTGTCCATAAGTAAGCTTATCTGCTTGTCCTTCAATTAAATCTTGGCGACCTTCTACTAAATTACTTTCAATCATTACCCCAAAGATTTGGTTTGAGCCTTGTGCAATTTGTTCAACCACATCAGCACAAACCTCTAATTGTTTCTTAAATTGTTTATTACTGTTCGCATGGCTAAAATCCACCATAACATGGGGAATACGCCCTGATTTTTCAATGTCAGCACAAACGGCACTTACATCTTCTTTACTGTAATTTGGACCTTTATCGCCACCACGTAAAATAATATGGCAATCTTTATTTCCTTTGGTACTCACAATGGCAGAATGTCCAAATTTGGTAACGGATAAGAAATGGTGTGGCGATTCTGCTGACCCCATAGCGTCAAGGGCAATGCGTACCCCACCATTCGTTCCATTTTTAAAGCCTACCGCACAAGATAAACCTGAGGCTAATTCACG
Above is a window of Volucribacter amazonae DNA encoding:
- a CDS encoding replicative DNA helicase; this encodes MAQQKTTNSIEQEAISPHSLEAEQGVLGGILLANNEWDNITDHLVAEDFYHSAHRAIFQQMENLMRAQKPVDLITLEQALKDQGILQDVGGFAYLAELSKNTPSAANIVAYAEIVREKAVLRELIATGHSIAKSGYQYKGEDIREVLDKAERDVFAIAERRANKNEGPQNILGILEDTINKVEMLGKMKDHDGVTGVSTGFRDLDRKTAGLQPSDLIIIAARPSMGKTTFAMNLCENAAMLSDKPVLVFSLEMPAEQIMMRMLASLSRVDQTKIRTGRITDDEEWARLASTTEMLNNKPNMYIDDTPGLTPTELRSRARRVYRDHGGLSLIMVDYLQLMRAPGFSNNRTLEIAEISRSLKALAKELNIPVVALAQLNRRLDDRQDKRPVNSDLRESGSIEQDADLIMFVYRDEVYNETSENKGIAEIIIGKQRNGPIGKVRLTFLGQYSKFTDYAGEAYSDEY
- the alr gene encoding alanine racemase → MFMKPATAKISSSALKHNIQVIRHKAPKSKIIAVVKANAYGHGVVFVSSTLAPLVDCFGVARLEEALALRSNGIIKPIVLLEGFFSAKDLAILAVNNLQTIVHCEEQMQALEQSTLPNPIKVWLKIDTGMHRLGVHLEQVEHFYQRLKNCKNVLPQIGFISHFSRADELQSDYTQRQLDRFLSVTQGKEQERSIAASGGILFWQQSHLEWIRPGIIMYGISPNDIVGQQYDLKPVMTLTSSLIAVRSHKKGEPVGYGGSWISPQDTQIGVVAIGYGDGYPRNIPMGTPVYLNGRLVPIVGRVSMDMLTVDLGQGCQDKVGDEVILWGKELPIEEIARQTGLLSYELITKLTPRVITEYID
- the aroG gene encoding 3-deoxy-7-phosphoheptulonate synthase AroG; the encoded protein is MTEKHNNDLLIENDDTRIERVDQVLPPVALIERYPATKVAANTVKEARKEIHDIIHRKDDRLLVVIGPCSIHDPKAALDYAQRLLKMREQYADNLQIVMRVYFEKPRTTVGWKGLINDPHLDGSYALNDGLRMARKLLLDINELTVPTAGEFLDMITPQYVADFMSWGAIGARTTESQVHRELASGLSCAVGFKNGTNGGVRIALDAMGSAESPHHFLSVTKFGHSAIVSTKGNKDCHIILRGGDKGPNYSKEDVSAVCADIEKSGRIPHVMVDFSHANSNKQFKKQLEVCADVVEQIAQGSNQIFGVMIESNLVEGRQDLIEGQADKLTYGQSITDACIGWEDTEQVLKALSDAVVARRQHKG